The following proteins are co-located in the Candidatus Methylomirabilota bacterium genome:
- a CDS encoding PilZ domain-containing protein has translation MRRKYPRYVVRTRTEGRITGVDEVVLIDISLGGVKIEHTQFSRPGTISPLDLEFHGTRIRLWSRVVWSVVARQEMNMDGEGIMVYHTGLEFHNPSEETQQVINDYLQAMINEGKATPPDDGVIRRAYTCQKCSESYQLADSEVRPVFMDVRKRPVQAGDLFYYEHDTCDGSLECTFGGPRVPWTVEEEER, from the coding sequence GTGAGGCGGAAGTACCCCCGATATGTCGTGAGGACAAGGACGGAGGGACGGATCACCGGCGTCGATGAGGTGGTTCTGATTGACATCAGTCTTGGGGGCGTCAAGATTGAGCATACCCAGTTCTCCCGACCAGGGACTATTTCGCCATTGGACCTCGAGTTTCATGGGACGAGGATAAGACTGTGGTCCCGCGTGGTCTGGTCGGTGGTCGCCAGGCAAGAGATGAACATGGATGGAGAGGGAATCATGGTCTACCACACGGGGCTAGAATTTCACAACCCCTCAGAGGAGACGCAGCAGGTGATCAACGATTATCTCCAGGCCATGATCAATGAGGGAAAGGCAACGCCGCCAGACGATGGGGTGATCCGTCGGGCGTATACCTGTCAGAAGTGTAGCGAATCTTATCAGCTGGCTGATTCTGAGGTCCGTCCTGTGTTCATGGACGTCCGAAAGCGTCCGGTCCAGGCGGGCGACCTATTCTACTATGAGCATGATACATGTGACGGGTCGCTGGAGTGTACGTTTGGCGGACCGAGAGTGCCCTGGACTGTTGAGGAAGAGGAACGCTAG